In Oryza brachyantha chromosome 1, ObraRS2, whole genome shotgun sequence, the following are encoded in one genomic region:
- the LOC102715535 gene encoding myosin IC heavy chain has protein sequence MDRFRPLRRIQVEPEPAADPPPPAATGGAGVDDAAAPAAGLLMAARVRRRSAVYRDCKGDYIGVPSDPCLTKILSKQGDNKVLFADKVLKFTQSGKMKRRILVITDFALYLVDPDADILKRRIALAAVDKLCISKLSDNFFAIIVPTEYDCLMASTRKKEIVDIIIKAIKSTSEYEPQVASSNRFEYHAAAEVIKEVEFEEAEGGVKTRIMHKAKS, from the exons ATGGACCGGTTCCGGCCTCTCAGGCGGATCCAGGTCGAGCCCGAGCCCGCCGCCGacccgcccccgccggcggcgaccggcggcgcgggggtggACGACGCGGCTGCCCCCGCGGCCGGGCTCCTCAtggcggcgagggtgcggcGCCGCTCGGCGGTGTATCGCGACTGCAAGGGCGACTACATCGGCGTCCCCAGCGACCCCTGCCTCACCAAGATCCTCTCCAAGCAAG GGGACAACAAAGTTCTGTTTGCAGATAAGGTGTTGAAGTTCACTCAATcaggaaaaatgaaaagacgCATACTGGTGATCACAGATTTTGCTCTCTACCTTGTTGATCCTGATGCTGATATATTGAAGAGGAGGATAGCACTTGCAGCTGTCGATAAGCTATGTATAAGCAAGCTCAGTGATAACTTCTTTGCAATTATTGTGCCAACTGAGTATGATTGTTTAATGGCCAGCACTAGAAAGAAGGAAATAGTTGATATTATAATTAAGGCTATCAAGAGCACTTCTGAATATGAGCCTCAGGTGGCTTCTTCTAACAG GTTTGAATAccatgctgctgctgaagTGATTAAAGAAGTTGAGTTTGAGGAAGCTGAAG